The region TCGTACTAGACGCATTATCATCAGAACCATCTTCACCGTCAATcccgtcatcatcatcatgatcatcaacatcatctttTGTTGGTTGGGCTGTAAATTCGCTGTTAAGAAAGCCCCCAGATGAAAATGAGATGCTTGTCTGTATGTTCTCTCGAAGTTGTACTTGAACTATGTAGAAAAAGAACACAAATTACCATTTAAACATGCCCTATAGTTAGGCAAGTTTTCGATTTTCGCAAATTATTGCTAAAATTATATAAGGTGTATTATGCACTGAATTTCGTGACATGACAGCTTACCTGAAAGCTTACTCCATAATACCTTTCTTCCATTTCCCACACCATAAGACTTCCTCACAGTTACGTTTTGACCAGTCTTGTCAAAAGAAAAGTTGTTGAGGCTGCTAATGCCCTTCCACTTGCCTTGCACACTATGTCTACATTGCGGATTGTCTACCAAGGCTACTCTGACCCCTGATAGTCCCCCATGTGATAGGATGGCGCTCTTGAAGTCCTCTGCTGTTTCCACATCATGGCCTTCATTGATATACCTTCTCACATGTGCTTTTACGGTAGCTGCCTTCCGGTCGCATGCTCCCTTGCCTCCTTGGGGATCACTAAAATCAACTCTTTTAATGCGGATTCCCGTGTTGCTAGACATTTGTGGACAGGCTGTAAGAAGGGTGGCACTGTGATAACACCCAGCGTTATCCTGGCGGAAGTAGGCTGTTGTTATCTCAGGGTGATCTTGCTTGATGGTTTGCAGAACATGCTCCATTATCCAGCCAACAGTGTCACTTTCCTGGGTGGAGTTCTTTACGATGTGAATCATGGTTTGGTGCTGAATGATATCTTTAAGCCTTCGTACAACCACAGAAATGTGCCAAGAAATTCCTCTTTTTCCAAACCAATCTCTCTGGTGCTCTCTAAACGTTTGTGGCAGGAGTTTCATAGCCCAGTCCTGGGTAATCAGGACTGATTTCTCGTCTaccatttgatttgattgagaCGAGAAATAACTTCCCGGCTCTAGCGAGAATAAGAGTCGCCTCATTGTTTACAGATTCTATATCAAACGTATTCAGTCGTTGGAGATGTCCCGTGATATCCTTGGTACAGTTCAACAGAGCAATGATCACAGTGGCTCCCTTGTGATATTTACTGGAGCCACAAGGGCTACTAACTAGTGATTTAAATCCACAAGAGTAATGATACAGCCATGATAAAAACACTAAGTAATCTGATATGTCTCAAAACACACTCGCAACTTGGAATGACATGTTTGGGCTCCCTCTGTGTAACGTAATCTCAACAAACAAGTGACATTTGTAGACTGTAGAGGCATTCCTGGCTTAGGAGGATAAAAACTCGACAAATTTCTAAAATGTAAACCTCTATTTGTGTGTTATAACCATTTAAGTCCAGACAAACTGGTCAAGAGTGAAATCTGAAGGCTGACCAATTTTCTAGCCCAACGAAGTGTGACTGTTTACCGGATATCCTTCAAGATGGCCAAGTGTAAGTGACAATAGTCAATCAAAACTTATTTTTCCCCACGCAGAATAGGCAGAACTTTTAGATTTCAGTAATATTCTAGATTAAAGATAATATAGTGAATTATTTCAGTGAATTCGATTGTGTGCATGGTGGCGATTCTGACCTTTGAACGGCATATTACAAAGGCAATAAAATTACTCCCTTTGCATAGCCCCataattttattgctgttttgaCAAGACTAAATATACTACTTTGCTTGTATAATAGTCGCAATATCATAGTCCACGTAGCAAAGGGCGATTTTTGCTCTCAAACATAAGCATGTTTTTTGTATGCGT is a window of Montipora capricornis isolate CH-2021 chromosome 13, ASM3666992v2, whole genome shotgun sequence DNA encoding:
- the LOC138029015 gene encoding uncharacterized protein, with amino-acid sequence MRRLLFSLEPGSYFSSQSNQMVDEKSVLITQDWAMKLLPQTFREHQRDWFGKRGISWHISVVVRRLKDIIQHQTMIHIVKNSTQESDTVGWIMEHVLQTIKQDHPEITTAYFRQDNAGCYHSATLLTACPQMSSNTGIRIKRVDFSDPQGGKGACDRKAATVKAHVRRYINEGHDVETAEDFKSAILSHGGLSGVRVALVDNPQCRHSVQGKWKGISSLNNFSFDKTGQNVTVRKSYGVGNGRKVLWSKLSVQVQLRENIQTSISFSSGGFLNSEFTAQPTKDDVDDHDDDDGIDGEDGSDDNASSTSSELFSCPYQGRALSFKRHSNLENHLAYGKCKLRKEKFTLEDKAKLLYVQKLAEGTSLQPQLHSTSTDSQGTTSLCQGWALRQVKKSGRFNDNQRSYLDEKFLIGQTTGIKCDPSQVARDLRHARTDSGERRFTIEEFLTQQQIKSHFSRKASKSKQVESSHQEETDALSEEDRLAYTSARDDTIKEIELNHPIIYDTYDICKMHAEKKLEKLSVALLRLICAYFHMEVEDLPRCRKAPYLSFINELVQSCSCNN